Proteins from one Toxotes jaculatrix isolate fToxJac2 chromosome 13, fToxJac2.pri, whole genome shotgun sequence genomic window:
- the sfpq gene encoding splicing factor, proline- and glutamine-rich isoform X2 — MSRFNNNRGGMNHFQPRRGGGPGGPMRGGLMGNPNFRNHPFQNQNQNRRGPNNNFNRPPNQGPQMTPQKPQQNQSLPIIPPPSPGPALTMKGPMQQQKPAQQQQEQRKPATPAPQPKIQSPPPKPNLTSPQANQANKNQNQQLKSPIGNANGQQQKQPPHPSPKTGPQQGQKTGPQQGQKTGPQQGQKTGPQQSQKTGPQQGQRTGPQQGLRTGPLETKQDRVEPEKKSTSTDAAESGRNLTQGFKAPLSMLLKPGEKTYTQRCRLFIGNLPSDITEEQFKKLFAKYGEPSEVFINKSKGFGFIRLESRALAEIAKVELDDTPMKGRPLRVRFATHSAALSVKNLSPFVSNELLEEAFSQFGMVERAVVIVDDRGRSIGRGIVEFASKPAARKALDRCNEGVFLLTTSPRPVIVEPLEQFDDEDGLPEKLAQKNPRYQAEREEPPRFARPGTFEFEYSKRWKSLDEMEKQQRQQVEKNMREAREKLESEMEEAYHEHQANLLRQDLLRRQEELRRMEELHSQEMQKRKEMQLRQEEERRRREEEILRKREMEEQMRRQREENYRMGNFMDRDREMRMNPSGSLGMGDMPFGASNQKFPMGGMGFEGQQGMGPSSGGLMGNDMRNERFAQGGPRGMGPGNPGYGRVREEFDGPAKKARF, encoded by the exons ATGTCTCGATTTAACAATAATCGCGGAGGGATGAATCATTTCCAGCCACGCAGAGGCGGTGGGCCCGGCGGACCGATGCGGGGTGGACTAATGGGAAACCCAAATTTTAGGAACCATCCCTTTCAAAATCAGAACCAAAATCGAAGAGGACCAAATAATAACTTCAACAGACCGCCTAATCAGGGACCACAGATGACTCCCCAGAAGCCACAACAGAACCAGTCATTGCCTATCATCCCTCCTCCGAGTCCCGGTCCGGCTCTTACGATGAAAGGCCcgatgcagcagcagaaaccggcacagcaacagcaggagcAACGGAAACCGGCAACACCTGCGCCTCAGCCGAAGATTCAGTCCCCACCGCCGAAACCTAACCTGACCTCCCCTCAAGCTAACCAGGCCAACAAGAACCAGAACCAGCAGCTGAAGTCACCAATAGGAAACGCTAACggacagcagcagaagcagcctCCGCACCCGAGCCCGAAGACCGGGCCACAGCAGGGCCAGAAGACAGGCCCGCAACAGGGCCAGAAAACAGGTCCGCAACAGGGCCAGAAGACAGGCCCGCAACAGAGCCAGAAGACAGGCCCGCAACAAGGCCAGAGGACAGGCCCGCAACAAGGCCTAAGGACAGGGCCACTGGAGACAAAGCAAGACCGAGTGGAGCCGGAGAAAAAGTCCACAAGCACGGATGCAGCGGAGTCAGGCCGGAACCTGACACAG GGCTTCAAGGCACCGCTGTCCATGCTACTGAAACCCGGTGAGAAGACATACACACAACGCTGTCGTCTGTTCATCGGTAACCTACCCAGCGACATCACAGAGGAACAATTCAAGAAGTTGTTTGCGAAATATGGAGAGCCCAGCGAGGTCTTCATCAACAAAAGCAAAGGCTTTGGTTTCATTCGACTG GAGTCCCGTGCGCTTGCAGAGATAGCAAAGGTAGAGTTAGATGACACGCCGATGAAAGGCAGACCTTTGCGTGTCCGATTTGCCACACACTCTGCAGCCCTGTCTGTGAAGAATCTGTCACCGTTTGTTTCCAACGAGCTTCTGGAAGAAGCTTTCTCACAGTTTGGAATGGTTGAGAGGGCCGTTGTCATTGTAGATGATCGCGGGCGCTCCATAGGCAGGGGCATTGTTGAGTTTGCGTCCAAACCGGCTGCCAGAAAGGCCCTGGACCGGTGCAATGAGGGCGTCTTCCTTCTCACCAC GTCACCCCGGCCTGTTATTGTTGAGCCTCTGGAGCAAtttgatgatgaagatggtCTTCCAGAGAAATTGGCTCAGAAGAACCCCAGATATCAAGC AGAGCGTGAAGAGCCTCCCCGCTTTGCTCGTCCAGGCACTTTTGAATTTGAGTACTCTAAGCGCTGGAAGTCACTTGATGAAATGGAGaaacagcagaggcagcaggtggAGAAGAACATGCGTGAGGCCCGTGAGAAGCTTGAGAGTGAAATGGAGGAAGCATACCACGAGCACCAGGCCAATCTTCTCCGACAAG ATCTGCTGAGGCGGCAGGAGGAGCTGCGGCGTATGGAGGAACTGCACAGTCAGGAGATGcaaaagaggaaggagatgcAGCTCAG ACAAGAGGAAGAGCGACGCAGGCGGGAGGAAGAGATTCTTCgtaagagagagatggaagaacAGATGCGCCGTCAGCGTGAGGAGAACTACAGGATGGGCAACTTCATGGAT AGGGACAGGGAAATGAGAATGAATCCCAGTGGATCTTTGGGCATGGGTG ATATGCCATTTGGTGCATCCAACCAGAAGTTCCCCATGGGTGGAATGGGCTTTGAGGGACAGCAAGGAATGGGACCATCCTCAGGAGGCTTGATGGGCAACGACATG
- the sfpq gene encoding splicing factor, proline- and glutamine-rich isoform X1 — MSRFNNNRGGMNHFQPRRGGGPGGPMRGGLMGNPNFRNHPFQNQNQNRRGPNNNFNRPPNQGPQMTPQKPQQNQSLPIIPPPSPGPALTMKGPMQQQKPAQQQQEQRKPATPAPQPKIQSPPPKPNLTSPQANQANKNQNQQLKSPIGNANGQQQKQPPHPSPKTGPQQGQKTGPQQGQKTGPQQGQKTGPQQSQKTGPQQGQRTGPQQGLRTGPLETKQDRVEPEKKSTSTDAAESGRNLTQQGFKAPLSMLLKPGEKTYTQRCRLFIGNLPSDITEEQFKKLFAKYGEPSEVFINKSKGFGFIRLESRALAEIAKVELDDTPMKGRPLRVRFATHSAALSVKNLSPFVSNELLEEAFSQFGMVERAVVIVDDRGRSIGRGIVEFASKPAARKALDRCNEGVFLLTTSPRPVIVEPLEQFDDEDGLPEKLAQKNPRYQAEREEPPRFARPGTFEFEYSKRWKSLDEMEKQQRQQVEKNMREAREKLESEMEEAYHEHQANLLRQDLLRRQEELRRMEELHSQEMQKRKEMQLRQEEERRRREEEILRKREMEEQMRRQREENYRMGNFMDRDREMRMNPSGSLGMGDMPFGASNQKFPMGGMGFEGQQGMGPSSGGLMGNDMRNERFAQGGPRGMGPGNPGYGRVREEFDGPAKKARF, encoded by the exons ATGTCTCGATTTAACAATAATCGCGGAGGGATGAATCATTTCCAGCCACGCAGAGGCGGTGGGCCCGGCGGACCGATGCGGGGTGGACTAATGGGAAACCCAAATTTTAGGAACCATCCCTTTCAAAATCAGAACCAAAATCGAAGAGGACCAAATAATAACTTCAACAGACCGCCTAATCAGGGACCACAGATGACTCCCCAGAAGCCACAACAGAACCAGTCATTGCCTATCATCCCTCCTCCGAGTCCCGGTCCGGCTCTTACGATGAAAGGCCcgatgcagcagcagaaaccggcacagcaacagcaggagcAACGGAAACCGGCAACACCTGCGCCTCAGCCGAAGATTCAGTCCCCACCGCCGAAACCTAACCTGACCTCCCCTCAAGCTAACCAGGCCAACAAGAACCAGAACCAGCAGCTGAAGTCACCAATAGGAAACGCTAACggacagcagcagaagcagcctCCGCACCCGAGCCCGAAGACCGGGCCACAGCAGGGCCAGAAGACAGGCCCGCAACAGGGCCAGAAAACAGGTCCGCAACAGGGCCAGAAGACAGGCCCGCAACAGAGCCAGAAGACAGGCCCGCAACAAGGCCAGAGGACAGGCCCGCAACAAGGCCTAAGGACAGGGCCACTGGAGACAAAGCAAGACCGAGTGGAGCCGGAGAAAAAGTCCACAAGCACGGATGCAGCGGAGTCAGGCCGGAACCTGACACAG CAGGGCTTCAAGGCACCGCTGTCCATGCTACTGAAACCCGGTGAGAAGACATACACACAACGCTGTCGTCTGTTCATCGGTAACCTACCCAGCGACATCACAGAGGAACAATTCAAGAAGTTGTTTGCGAAATATGGAGAGCCCAGCGAGGTCTTCATCAACAAAAGCAAAGGCTTTGGTTTCATTCGACTG GAGTCCCGTGCGCTTGCAGAGATAGCAAAGGTAGAGTTAGATGACACGCCGATGAAAGGCAGACCTTTGCGTGTCCGATTTGCCACACACTCTGCAGCCCTGTCTGTGAAGAATCTGTCACCGTTTGTTTCCAACGAGCTTCTGGAAGAAGCTTTCTCACAGTTTGGAATGGTTGAGAGGGCCGTTGTCATTGTAGATGATCGCGGGCGCTCCATAGGCAGGGGCATTGTTGAGTTTGCGTCCAAACCGGCTGCCAGAAAGGCCCTGGACCGGTGCAATGAGGGCGTCTTCCTTCTCACCAC GTCACCCCGGCCTGTTATTGTTGAGCCTCTGGAGCAAtttgatgatgaagatggtCTTCCAGAGAAATTGGCTCAGAAGAACCCCAGATATCAAGC AGAGCGTGAAGAGCCTCCCCGCTTTGCTCGTCCAGGCACTTTTGAATTTGAGTACTCTAAGCGCTGGAAGTCACTTGATGAAATGGAGaaacagcagaggcagcaggtggAGAAGAACATGCGTGAGGCCCGTGAGAAGCTTGAGAGTGAAATGGAGGAAGCATACCACGAGCACCAGGCCAATCTTCTCCGACAAG ATCTGCTGAGGCGGCAGGAGGAGCTGCGGCGTATGGAGGAACTGCACAGTCAGGAGATGcaaaagaggaaggagatgcAGCTCAG ACAAGAGGAAGAGCGACGCAGGCGGGAGGAAGAGATTCTTCgtaagagagagatggaagaacAGATGCGCCGTCAGCGTGAGGAGAACTACAGGATGGGCAACTTCATGGAT AGGGACAGGGAAATGAGAATGAATCCCAGTGGATCTTTGGGCATGGGTG ATATGCCATTTGGTGCATCCAACCAGAAGTTCCCCATGGGTGGAATGGGCTTTGAGGGACAGCAAGGAATGGGACCATCCTCAGGAGGCTTGATGGGCAACGACATG